A genomic segment from Oncorhynchus keta strain PuntledgeMale-10-30-2019 chromosome 7, Oket_V2, whole genome shotgun sequence encodes:
- the LOC118379478 gene encoding high-affinity choline transporter 1-like: MAVHAEGIVAIVIFYLLILAVGIWAAWKNKNSGVSEGQDRSETIMVGGRDIGLFVGGFTMTATWVGGGYINGTAEYVYLPDYGLAWAQAPFGYALSLVVGGLFFAKPMRSRGYVTMLDPFQQIYGKRMGGLLFIPALMGEIFWSAAILSALGATLSVIVDIDINMSVVISALIAIFYTLVGGLYSVAYTDVVQLFCIFLGLWVSVPFALSNPAVSSISVTAKEAVYQTPWLGKIDSADTWMWIDNFCLLMLGGIPWQVYFQRVLSASSATYAQVLSFIAAAGCLVMAVPSVLIGAIGASTDWNQTTYGAIPPKEKDQSDMILPIVLQHLCPPWISFFGLGAVSAAVMSSADSSILSASSMFARNIYKLAFRQSATDREIVWVMRITIFVFGALATAMALLTGTVYGLWYLSSDLVYVIIFPQLLSVLFIKGTNTYGSVAGYIFGLLLRIGGGEPYLKLPPFIYYPGWVQQEKIHHLTGDVEYFIQQRFPFKTVSMLASFLGNVAFSYLLKYLFESGTLSHKYDFMDAVVSKHSKEIMDKTTLVSNDNIILSEMAPVKTHLSTSLAGAFTNTEALSDDEESSPESLNNDQE, from the exons ATGGCCGTCCACGCTGAGGGGATCGTGGCTATAGTGATCTTCTACTTGCTTATTCTGGCCGTGGGGATATGGGCCGCGTGGAAGAACAAAAACTCAGGGGTGTCGGAGGGCCAAGACCGCAGTGAAACCATCATGGTGGGCGGGAGGGACATTGGGTTGTTCGTCGGTGGATTCACCATGACGG CTACATGGGTGGGCGGCGGCTACATCAACGGGACGGCAGAGTATGTCTACCTGCCTGACTACGGCCTTGCCTGGGCACAGGCTCCCTTTGGATACGCCCTCAGTCTGGTAGTAG GTGGCCTGTTCTTTGCCAAGCCCATGCGCTCCAGGGGTTACGTCACCATGCTGGACCCGTTCCAGCAGATATATGGGAAGCGCATGGGGGGGCTGCTCTTCATTCCCGCGCTCATGGGGGAGATCTTCTGGTCTGCCGCCATCTTGTCAGCCCTGG GAGCTACTCTGAGTGTGATTGTGGACATTGACATCAACATGTCGGTGGTGATCTCAGCCCTGATAGCCATCTTCTACACCCTGGTAggaggcctgtactctgtggCCTACACTGACGTGGTGCAGCTCTTCTGTATCTTCCTGGGACTG tgGGTCAGTGTGCCGTTTGCCCTGTCCAACCCAGCGGTGTCAAGCATCAGTGTGACAGCTAAAGAGGCTGTGTACCAGACACCCTGGCTGGGTAAGATAGACTCAGCAGACACCTGGATGTGGATCGACAACTTCTGTCTTCTG ATGTTGGGGGGGATTCCGTGGCAGGTGTATTTTCAAcgggttctctctgcctcttcagcTACGTACGCCCAGGTTCTGTCCTTCATCGCTGCCGCTGGTTGCCTGGTCATGGCTGTCCCCTCCGTCCTCATAGGAGCGATAGGTGCCTCCACAG ACTGGAACCAGACTACATACGGGGCAATTCCTCCCAAAGAGAAGGACCAATCAGATATGATCCTGCCCATCGTGCTGCAGCACCTGTGCCCACCCTGGATCTCCTTCTTTGGTCTGGGGGCGGTGTCTGCCGCTGTGATGTCATCAGCGGACTCCTCCATCCTTTCAGCCAGTTCAATGTTCGCCAGAAACATCTACAAGCTGGCCTTCAGACAGTCt GCGACAGACCGTGAGATCGTGTGGGTGATGCGTATCACCATCTTTGTGTTCGGAGCTCTGGCCACGGCCATGGCATTGCTCACAGGGACAGTATACGGCCTGTGGTACCTGAGCTCCGACCTGGTGTATGTTATCATCTTCCCCCAGCTGCTCAGCGTGCTCTTCATCAAAGGAACCAACACGTACGGCTCGGTGGCCGGCTACATCTTCGGTCTGCTGCTGCGTATCGGGGGAGGGGAGCCCTACCTCAAACTACCCCCCTTTATCTACTACCCCGGCTGGGTGCAACAGGAGAAGATCCACCATCTGACTGGAGACGTGGAGTACTTCATCCAGCAACGCTTCCCCTTTAAAACGGTCTCCATGCTGGCCTCCTTCCTGGGTAACGTGGCCTTCTCCTACCTGCTCAAGTACCTGTTTGAGTCTGGGACTCTGTCTCATAAGTATGACTTCATGGATGCTGTGGTGTCCAAACACAGTAAGGAGATTATGGACAAGACCACGTTGGTCAGTAACGACAACATCATCCTGTCGGAGATGGCGCCGGTCAAAACGCACCTCAGCACCTCACTGGCCGGGGCGTTTACAAACACAGAGGCTCTCAGTGATGACGAGGAGTCCAGCCCCGAGTCCTTAAACAACGACCAGGAGTAG